A stretch of the Argentina anserina chromosome 6, drPotAnse1.1, whole genome shotgun sequence genome encodes the following:
- the LOC126800549 gene encoding NEDD8-conjugating enzyme Ubc12-like: MIRLFKVKEKQRELAEANGGSPLKRQSPGELRLHKDISELNLPNSCAISFPNGKADLMNYEVSIKPDEGYYTGGKLIFSFEVSSIYPHEAPKVKCKTKIYHPNIDLEGNVCLNILREDWKPVLNINTIVYGLYHLFTEPNHDHPLNHDAAAVLRDNPKMFESNVKGQ; the protein is encoded by the coding sequence ATGATTAGGCTGTTCAAGGTGAAGGAGAAGCAGAGAGAGCTTGCCGAAGCCAATGGAGGGTCACCTCTGAAGAGGCAAAGCCCTGGAGAGTTGCGGCTTCATAAAGATATATCTGAGCTGAATCTACCAAATTCTTGTGCAATATCATTTCCCAATGGCAAGGCTGATCTTATGAACTATGAGGTTTCAATTAAACCAGATGAAGGATACTACACAGGTGGTAAGCTCATCTTTTCGTTCGAAGTTTCTTCTATCTACCCACATGAAGCCCCAAAAGTCAAGTGTAAGACCAAGATCTACCATCCTAACATTGACTTGGAAGGAAATGTCTGCCTCAACATCCTACGAGAAGATTGGAAACCTGTTCTTAATATTAACACCATTGTTTATGGATTGTATCATCTTTTCACGGAACCAAATCATGATCATCCCTTAAACCATGATGCAGCTGCAGTGTTGAGAGACAACCCAAAGATGTTCGAGTCCAATGTGAAAGGGCAATGA
- the LOC126800555 gene encoding basic blue protein-like, which translates to MAMKRYRTAAALIGISYLVVFPNMVFGFAPVRWTVGGEDGTWGDPNFDYQAWADHVRFYAGDELLFNYDPTYSNVVVAVSQDDFDQCIYEPNYGVYYSGQDTLVLTDVGNYYFMCEGLCESGTKFIVRAKQFEGNK; encoded by the exons ATGGCCATGAAACGATACAGAACTGCTGCAGCTCTAATCGGGATTTCCTATTTGGTTGTTTTTCCGAACATGGTGTTTGGATTTGCCCCAGTTAGATGGACTGTTGGAGGTGAAGATGGTACGTGGGGGGATCCAAATTTTGATTACCAAGCTTGGGCTGATCACGTAAGATTTTATGCCGGAGATGAATTGC ttttcaacTACGATCCAACTTATTCCAATGTCGTCGTAGCAGTGTCCCAGGACGATTTTGATCAATGCATTTACGAACCAAATTATGGTGTCTATTATAGTGGCCAAGACACATTGGTCTTGACTGATGTTGGCAACTACTATTTCATGTGTGAAGGATTATGCGAAAGTGGCACGAAGTTCATTGTCAGAGCCAAGCAATTCGAAGGAAATAAATGA